The region GTTGCCATCGTTGCTGCCGCCGTTAGGGCTGGAGCTGGCTTTGCTGATGTTGGTGTGTGCGTCGAGCATTGCAGCACCGCCGGAGACTTGTTCGCGCTTGATGCGCGACATGCCGGCAGGGTTGCCATAAATAGTGCTTGCGTCATCGGCAGATGAAGATCGCCCGGCAAAACCTGTGCCCATCCCGCTGATACTTTGTTCGTTGATGGCAAAGCCAGCTGCGAAGATCTGGGTGGATGCCAAGGTAACGGCGAGACTAAGGGTGGTTTTGAGCATTACTTTTTTCATTATTAGAACTCCTGGTGATCACCGGGGCGAAAATTACCAACATTTTCGTTCCAGCGCTATAGGCTGTATGGCTTGAGTTAGAGCGGTTTTGTAGGACAATCCGACCAGATTCGCCACCCGTTGTGCGATTTTGTAAAAGTGACCGCTCAGCAAGCGACTTGATTCAGGGATGAAACACAGGTCTGCCAAGCGCAGATGAAGTCACGCAAGCGTCCTTGGGGTTGAAAGGTCTGGCGCCAGATTCGGGCCATTCCCAGCAGGTCGCCTGCGGCTGGGAGTGGAGTTTGCTGTTCTTCTATCAGCAGCCATGCAATGGCTGTCGCGTAGCGCAGATTGACGGTCAATTCGAGGTGCGGTCCGCTCAAAAAAGCATGCTGACTGGCCAGGCCGCGTACCAGGCTTGCCCGTTCCGGGTCCAATGCCAGGTAGTGATCCCAAAGGGCTTGATGGCGGGGCTCGGTGATTCGATACAGGCCGTGGCCACGACGGTCGTGCAGGGCGGAGCCAAGGGCTGATTGGCTGGCGGCGATGCCGAGTAACAAGGCTTCAGCCGTCACGCTGTGGCGTCCGAGGTAAATCAGCGTCGGACGAATCACATAGCGCGACAGTTCGCTGGCGGCGATACCCATAAAACCCTCGAGGCAAGAAATGGGCGGCGATACCTGAAGGGGCTTTGGCAGCGGTGAATCGACTCAGGCTCGCCGGGAGCGGATCAAGCCACTCGAGTTGAAGTGTAGTGTCATATTCGCGCTGTAAAGGTCTGTTTTTAAAATATTTCCGGCTTCGAGTTATAACCGTTATATCGGTTAGTGCTTAAGCCGACACGCGTTAAAGAGAAATATTGGGCAATAAAAAACCCTGCTTTTCGGGCAGGGTTTTTGAGTTTTCAGCCGTTCTGGCGTCTCAGGCAACCAGTGCCTGGCGAGTACGTTCGATCACAGCCTGCAGCGGCTCGGCGCTGGAGTATTGATCGGGGTACAGGCGTTCGCTGTGACGAGCGATGCCGTGTTCATTGACCAGAGTGAAGCTGAAGCAGCCTTTGCGAGCGGCCATGATCAGGCAGTTCATTGGGGCAAAAGCGTTAGTTAGGGTGCGAATTGCATCCTGAGCGTGGATTTGAGTAGACATGTTTATTGGGTGTTCCTACAAATGACACGGTTAAGAACCGTGCAACGTTAAAACGTTCCAGTGACGACGACCACCATTGGTCGAACGAAGAACCCGACTGGAACAAAGCAGCCAGTTTGAAGCGCTAATAGTTTGGCGCGCTTTGGCTGGCAGGTAGGTACTTAGGAGGGCAGGCAACACATCAAGGGCAAAGGTTCTGGGCCCAGGGTGAAGATCCTGATCAATTTGCAGGTTGGTTCGGTCAGAGTAAGTGAGCTTCGCAACACCCTTTGCATTCGATTCAAAGGCAGTGTTGACGCAAGGTTTACCTGGAAACCATCGAGGTGATCGGTCCCGCTTTATCGGTTGAGGCTTCTCTAGGGAAGGCTGACCGTGGGGATTTGTTCGACCAGAATTGACTTTCAGCTTGGTACTAACGCCGCGGATACTAACTGACTGGGATTTGGAATGGAAGCGCGGAAGCAAAAAAATTCAGTTTTGGCGAAAAAATACGTTATTCAAGCGTTGGCGGTGTGGCTCAGATCGCTGAAAACACAGGGCGAGCCCTCAGCATCAGGCTCAAAACCTGACCGTTGATCGATAACCGTTGCCCGCACTCGGTGAGCCTGCAGAGGCCTTGATCGAGACAAATCCTGCGTTTGGACTTAAAAATGCGCCGAAAAGGAGCATCGTTATAACCGTCTCCGAGGTACTTGTGCACATAAGTTGCGCAGGCTGTCACCGCAGTGTCACCTTACCCTCAAGCGCAGTGGGTGCCTGTAACGCAAATTTAAGTCAATGAAAAACATCGCTTTTTTTTGTTGGTGAAAAAATCGTCAGTTTGACTGCGAGCCCCATTCCACAGGGGTTTGCGAGAGTTCAAGGACGGTTGTCCACTGAGTTATCCACAGCTTCTGTGGATTGTCCCAGGCACTTGCTCTAGGACGGGCGTGCAGGGTTTTTTCAACTTTACCTGTGCGGAAAAAAGAGTACAGTTGCGCGCCTCCCGATCTGCCCTACAGTGTTTTATGAAGTTTCGCTCAGTATCAGTTTCTGTTACCGCCGCACCCTCCAGTGTTACCCCTTCCAGGCGTTTTTCGCTGCGTGTGGCCGAGTGGTTGCTGGACAGCCCGCGCCTGGGCCGCAACCCTAACGTCAAACACTTTGCTGGCCTCTTGCTCAAGCAACCTGCTCGCGAAGGCGTCGTGGCGGCGCAAAGTCGTCTCGGTCAATTGATGTGCCGTGAATGTGGCAACGCCCGCGATCGGCGCATTGGTCAGGAGCTGCTGCGTCAGGCTGCCCGTGCAGGTGATTCGCGTGCGCTGAGTGAACTGGGGCTGATCGAAGACTGAGCTGTCCAAGACCTGACGCCTTGGTTAACCTTCAAGCTTTATCTCATCGGCAGGAGTGGCTATGGCTATGGACTTGACCAGCATATTGC is a window of Pseudomonas sp. DC1.2 DNA encoding:
- a CDS encoding sel1 repeat family protein encodes the protein MKFRSVSVSVTAAPSSVTPSRRFSLRVAEWLLDSPRLGRNPNVKHFAGLLLKQPAREGVVAAQSRLGQLMCRECGNARDRRIGQELLRQAARAGDSRALSELGLIED